DNA from Desulfuromonas sp. AOP6:
CTCCTCGATGGCAATTGCCCCGACTGCGGCCGGCCCACGGACAAGCTCAAGGAAGAGTCCTATTTCTTCCGCATGAGCAAATACCAGGAACAGCTGATTCGCCACATTGAGGAGCATCCTGACTTCATCCAGCCCAAAAGCCGGCGCAACGAGGTGCTCAACTTCATCAAGGAAGGCCTGCGGGACCTCTCCATCTCCCGCACGACTTTTTCCTGGGGAATTCCCGTGCCGGGGAATGAGGCTCACGTTATCTACGTGTGGTTCGACGCCCTGACCAACTACATCACCGCTCTCGGCTACCCCAACGACCCCGACGGCAACTTTGCCAAGTTCTGGCCCGTCGACGCCCACGTCATCGGCAAGGACATCCTGCGTTTCCACACCGTCTACTGGCCGACCTTCCTGCTGGCCGCCGGCGTGCCCCTGCCCAAAAAGGTCTTCGCCCACGGCTGGTGGACCGTCGAGGGGCAGAAGATGAGCAAAAGCCTGCGCAACGTGGTCGAACCCAACATGCTGATCGACAAATACGGGGTTGACGCCATCCGCTACTTCCTGCTGCGCGAAGTCCCTTTTGGGCTTGATGGCGACTTCTCCCATACCGCCCTCATCCATCGCATCAACTCCGACCTGGCCAACGATCTCGGCAACCTCATGAGCCGCAGTTCGGCCATGGTCAACAAATACTTTGACGGTGTTCTTCCTGAGCCGACGGCTGCCGACGACATGGACAAGCCCCTCCTCGACCGAATCCCCGAAACTCTGCGGGCCGTCGACGAGCACATGGACGCCATGGCCTTTAACAAGGCCCTGCAGCTGATCTGGGAACTCATCAGTGCCGGCAACAAATACATCGATGACACGGCACCCTGGGCTCTGGCCAAAGACGAGAGCAAACGGCCCCGACTCGGCACCGTCATGTATAATCTTATGGAAATTCAGCGTCTGGTCGCCCTGCTTATCGAACCCTTCATGCCCGATACGGCTGAGAAAATGGTGGAAATCCTCGGGATCGATCCGACCAGCCAGTCCCTCGAAGAAAAAGGCGTCTGGGGTGGCTTGCGCCCCGGTACCCGCATTCAGAAAGCGGCCCCCCTGTTCCCCCGTATCGAACAGGAATAATGGCCCCGCGTGGCTCACAGAAAACTTCGTTTTTCATCCCCAGGGGGCGCTTTTGGTGCCCCCTTGTTTTTCAAGAGAGATCGCTATGACCGAACAGCAGCCTTGGCTCATCGACACCCACGCGCATCTGGATCATGGACAATTCGATCACGACCGGGAGGAAGTCATCAGCCGGGCCCACGAAGAGGGCATCCGCTATATCCTCACCGTGGGTTGCGACCTGGAGAGCTCCCGACGGAACCTGGAGATCGCCGGAAAGCATCCGTTTATTTACGCCGCCGTGGGCGTTCATCCCCACGATGCCGCTCAGCTTGACGAAAAGGCTCTGACGCAGTTGCGCACCTGGATCCAGGAAGGCAGCAAGGTGGTGGCCGTGGGTGAAATCGGATTGGACTTCTACCGTGATCGTTGCCCCAGAGATATTCAGCGCCAGGCCTTTCGTCAGCAGATCCGTCTGGCCCGCGAGCTCAAAAAGCCCATTATCGTTCACGACAGGGACGCCCACGCTGAGGTGCTGCAGATCCTGACGGAGGAAAAGGCTGTTGAAGTCGGCGGCGTCGTCCATTGTTTCAGCGGCGATTTGGCCATGGCCCGCGCTTGCATCGAAATGGGTTTTCTCATCTCATTTCCCGGCTCCATCACCTACCCGAAAAACGAGGAAGTCCGCGATCTGATCCGGCAGATTCCCGTCGATCATTTTCTTGTCGAGACCGACTGCCCCTACCTGGCCCCCCAGCCTCGACGAGGGAAAAGAAACGAACCGGCCCTGGTCCGACATACAGCAGCAACCATCGCCGATATCAAGGGGTTATCGTTGCAGGATGTCTGTCGGGTCACCAATCTCAATGCCTCCAAGCTCTTCGGTATTGGCGAAGCGGACCAGGCAAGCCGCATCGCCTATCCTATCCGCGATGCCCTCTACCTCAACATCACCAACCGCTGCACCAACAGCTGCGCCTTCTGCGCCAAATTCAAGGATTTCACGGTCAAAGGCCATGGTCTGCAACTGGATCACGAGCCCTCCTCGGAGGAGATTATCGCCGCCATAGGTGATCCAGCCGGCTACAGTGAAATCGTCTTCTGCGGATACGGCGAACCCCTCATCCGCCTGGAGACCGTCAAGGAGGTGGCCGCCTGGCTCAAGGCCCGTGGCGCCAAAGTGCGCATCAACACCGACGGGCAAGCCAACCTGGTGCACGGCCGCGACGTTCTGCCTGAACTCAGGGGTCTGGTGGACGCCATTTCCGTCTCCCTGAACGCGGCCGACGCGGAAACTTACCAGCGCATCTGCCACTCCCAATTCGGCCTGCCGGCCTATGAGGGCGTCAAAAACTTTCTGCGTGAGGCTCCGGCCCATATCCCCTCGGTGACAGCCAGCGCCGTCGCCATGCCCGGCATCGACATGCAAGCCTGTGAGGCTGTAGCGCGGGAACTGGGAGTTGACTTCAGGGCGCGCCCTTATAACGATCTCGGCTGACCGCCGTCCAAACTCAAGACAAAAAAAAGAGCCTGTCAGTCACCTGGCAGGCTCTTTTTTTTGTCCTTAACGACGCGATCTTAATGGGGTGCCGCGGGTCCCCGCGCCTCACTCCCACCGGTGGTTTTATCGCCCTGGGGAAGAATGAGGTTGAGCAGTACCCCGAGAATCCCGGCCAGACCGATGCCTGAGAGAGTCACCGAACCCAAGGGGATACTCATCCCCCCTACCCCGAAAACGACCACGAGAGAAACAATGGCAAGATTGCGCGGTTCAAGAAGATCCTGCCCAGCGCGAACCAGGGTGTTGAGACCAACAACCATGATGGCGCCGAACAACAGCAACATGATTCCCCCCATGACAGGAACGGGAACCGACTGCAGAAGAGCTCCTACCTTGCCGACAAATGCCAGTACAATGGCCGCCAGAGCCGTCCAGGTCATAACGGCGGGATTATAAACCTTGGTCAGGGCCACGGCGCCCGTCACTTCTGAATAGGTGGTATTGGGTGGCCCTCCCAGCATGGAGGCCATGGAAGTAGCCAAACCATCTCCGAGCAGGGTTCGGTGAACACCAGGATCTTTCAAGTAGTTTTTCCCCGTCACTGAACTGACGGCCAGGACGTCACCAAAGTGTTCAATGGCCGGCGCGATAGCCACCGGGATCATAAACAGGATCGCCGCGGCATTCCATTCGGGCAAAACAAAATCAGGCACGGCCAGCCAGGCTGCCGCGGTGACACGAGAAAAATCGACGATGCCATAGAAAAGCGACAACAGGTAGCCAACCGCCAGTCCGCATAAAATCGGGATGAGCCGCACAACACCCCGACCAAAGAGAGAAGCCAGCAAGGTTGCTCCCAATGAGGCCATAGAGACGATAATGGCTGTCGAGCCGTCAACCAGAATGATGGCGCCATCCCCGGACTTGCCCAGAGCCATATTGACAGCGACAGGCGCCAGAATAAGTCCGATGACCATGATGACCGGTCCGGTGACAATGGGCGGGAAAATTCGGGCGATAGCCCGGGTGCCCCGCCAGCGCACGAACAGGCTGAGCAGGACATAAAAACCTCCGGCGGCCATAAGACCACACATGGTGGAGGCAATTCCCCAGGTCTGCACGCCATAGATGATGGGCGCAATGAACGCAAAGGACGAGGCCAGAAAGACGGGGACCTTGCCTCCGGTAATCCATTGGAACAGCAAGGTTCCGGCGCCGGCCGTAAAAAGAGCCACATTGGGATTGAGGCCGGTCAGCAAGGGCACCAGAACGAGCGCTCCGAAGGCGACAAAAAGCATCTGGGCGCCGAGCAGGCTGTCTTTTAGACGAAAACGATAATCCGTGGGAGAGGTTTGTTCAGTCATCCTGACCTTCCAGTTAAAGGGTCGAAAAAGGGGAACAGAAATTTACTTGGTTCCGAAGATCTTGTCCCCGGCATCTCCGAGACCGGGAAGAATGTAACCCTGTTCATTGAGTTTTTCGTCGACAGCAGCCACATAGATGTCCACATCGGGGTGGGCGGCCTGCAGTCGTTCGATGCCCTCCGGGGCGGCGACAAGAAAAAGCCCCTTGATTTTCTGGCAGCCCGATTTTTTCAGCATGTCAATGGCGGCCACCACGCTGCCGCCGGTGGCCAGCATGGGGTCGAGGACGAGGGCCGTCCTATCCGACATTCTGCGAGTGAACTTCTGGTAATAACTGACCGGCAACAGGGTTTCCTCGTCCCGGTAAAGGCCGATTACCCCGACCTTGGCCCCGGGAATCAGATCGAGAACACCGTTCAACATCCCCAGTCCCGCTCGCAGGATGGGAACGATGGTAATCTTTTTCCCCTTGATCTGTTCCACCTCGACCGGTCCGGCCCAGCCCTGCACGACGGCCGTTTCCGTCTCCAGGTCTTTGGTGGCCTCATAGGTGATCAGGCGGGCCACTTCAGAGGCTAGCTCCCTGAAATCCTTGGTGCTGATATTCTTTTTGCGCATGATCCCCAGTTTGTGCCGAACCAGGGGATGGGTCACTTCAATAACAGCCACGGCTGCCTCCTTGTATCGATTTGCCTCATCACTATCGTCTTTTCGGTGACCGAGAATATTGCAATGAGACCCAGGGGTCAAGAATATGTGGTAGCCGATGCTAAAAAAGGCACTTCCCGAAGGAGGTGCCTTTTAAAGAGCAGGGTGATCGCGGCGGTTATTTGCCGGATATTTTGGCCTTGCGTTCCTTAAGAACCTGGGCGTGGCGATCCTCTTCGGCAGCCAACCAGGAAAAAGCCTCCTTGCCGTCTTCAGTTCGTGCCTGCGCGGCGGCCTTGTGGAAATATTCGGCAAAGCGTTCTTCTGCTTCGATGGCGAGGTCCAGGGCTTCCAGGTCGGAATTGTCCCGTTTCAGAACCTCTTCCAGGCGGGCGGGCGACGGGAATATCTCACTGGCGGAGAATCTCCGCAGGTAAGGAAGAAATACTTCCTCGTTTTCCCAGAAGGCACCATCCTCGTATTTCGGCGCCAGGTCTTCCAGGGTTTTCAGGTGTCCAACTTCGTCCTGCGCCAGCCAGGTAAAAATTTCCTTGGCGAGGGGACTTTTTGCTTTGGCCGACATGGTGGAATAAAACCGATGTCCCTGTTTTTCTACTTCCATGGCAGCGCGAATGACTTCAAAACCGCTGTATTCTTCCAGTCCAGTCATCGATGGGTATCTCCTGTCTTTTTTTCAGACCTGTAGCATGGTGGCCGCAACCTGTCAACGGCCAAACAACCCCCGAATGGTATCTTCCAAAACCTTCTTACCGGCATCCTTGGCCGGATCGGATTCCCCTGCGGCGGGTTCGTCGCCTTTGAACAGTTTCTTCTCCAGCTGACGTTGCAGTTCCTGGGCGGCCTTTTCCTTGACCTGCTCTTTGGCCGCACTGGTATCAAGGCCAAAGCGGGGCTTGTCGAGAGTTCCCGCCAGCCGCAGAGGGACGAGCCCCCAACCGTCGGAATCAGTCAAAAATTGACTCACCTTGCCCTTGTTGTCCAGCTTCCGCGACAACTCGGGTGAAAGGCGCAGATCAAGAGACAGATCCAGGGAACCGTCCATCCCCAGGGCCCCCTTGGGGCTGAACCGCGCATTGCTTCCGGCAAAAGTGCTCTGAATCAACACCTTCCCTTTTTCGATAGCAAAACTGCCGGCCGACTCCCGCACATTGATTTCCCGGAGCTCCTCAAGGGACAGAAACTCGGCCAGGCCCTTCACCAGGGCACTGCCCGAAAGCTTGCCATCCTTGAAGAGAAAGTCACCTGAACCCGAGAGATTGCGTCGTATGTCGGCCAGAGAAACACCCTTGCCTTTCAGGATAAGATGGAGATCGAGGCCGCCTTGCACGGTGTCAGCCGATTTGGGCAGAAAAGCGCTGATCAAGGGATTCATCTGGGCACCTTGAACGCTAAAGGTCGAATCATACACCAGTCCTTTTTTACCGAGATCGACAACGGCCTTTTCCGTAAATGTCCCTCCGGCCACACTCCCCGTGAGGGTCTCCAGGGTAAAAATGTTATTTTCCAGGCGGTACTTGGCGACCATGTTCTCTATATTCATGCCACGATAGACTGTTTGTCCGATACGCGCCTCGCCGGAAACGACAAGAGGCAGATCGAAGGGGCCGATATCGCCAGCCTTTTCCTCGCTGGCTTTCCCGGTGGAAGACCCTGCTTCGGCGGCGGCAGCTCCTTGTGACCCTGCTCCCTGCAACAGAGGGTCAAGGTGCAGCCGGTCAGCCGTAAGGCTGTTTTCGATGCGAAGAGGCTTGCCAAAGAGGTTGGACACTTTCAGATTGATGGCCGCCGTGGTATCGCCCATCTTCAGTTCAAGCTGCTGCGCACTGATGGCATCCCCCTTGAGGGCCAGGCGACCGGTCAGCGCTGGCCGCAGGGAAGCCATACTGGCCTGAACCCCGGACAGGACAACTTCACCATCACGCAGCAATTTCAGGGGGTCATCCGCTGTCCCGGCAAGATTGATGCGGGCACTGATCTTGCCAGCGGGATCCAGATCACCAAGATCGGGGAGAAGTCCAGCCGGAGCGGCCCGCAAGGCGGAGCGGACATCCAGATCAGGCAATTCAACTGTCATGTCCAACTGGGGCACGGCTCCGTAGTTTGACACACGCCCCTGCATCCGTGCCACGATACCGTTTGCCGTCAGCGTGGTCGGCCTTATGTCCAGCGCCTTCTGGGTCAAGTTGATATCGAGGTCGTAATCAAGCAAGAGAGAGGCATCACGGACAGGAACATCCTTAAGAGCGTCCAGAAGGATATCGAGATCCGTGAGACTGACCTTTCCATGAGAGGAAAAACCCGCACTTCCACCTTTGACAGCAAGGTCAAGGGCGACCTGAAGAGCATCGAGACGCCCTGGCAGCTGTTGCCTGAAATAGGGGGTGAAGGGTGTGATATCGAGGGGTGAAAGTTTCAGGCTGGCCTCACCACTGGCCGTAGCCACATTGGTTTTGCCGGCCACGGCCAGAGTCGCCTCACCCAGTACAGCCTCAAGGGAGAAGGGGAAATCCTTATCCAATGAGATGTCCCGGGCAGAAACATTCAGGCCGCTCACCTTGTAGCGATACGGCGCTTCGCCACCGAAGCTGCGGTCGAGGAAAAGCACCTCGCCTCCATTCAGGACAACCCGGGAAATCAAAAGATCAATGCCGCCATCTTTGCCGTCCGATTCCCGACCCGGCGAGGATGGCATTTCTTCCGTTGAAGAATTCTTTGCGGCCATCAGGTCGCTGAAATTGAAAGATCCATCCTGCAGACGCTCGACGCGAATTCTGGGCTCTTCAAGGCGGACTTCATCAACCACTACCTTCATGAAGAGAAGCGGCCAGAAACGGTATCGCAAAACGAGTTTTTCAGCGGTGACGAAATATTCATCACCTTGAGCTTCGCCAATGCGAAGCTGGCTGAGGCTGATCCCTGAGAAGAGACTGACCTGGACCTCGCCCAACTCGACTTTGCGATTGAGAGATTTTTCGGCCAGCGGCAGGACCGTGTCTTTAACCCGTTCCGGGGTAATCAAAATCTTGGCAAGTACGCCAATTGAAATGCCGAGAGCCACCAACACAGCCAGAACTATCGCGGCAATCTTACCCACCTTTTTCATAGAATCCCCCGTAAATCGCCAAAAACCTCAGCATTCACTGTCCACCAACTCCCCGATCTTCAGCACAGCCTGCCATTCGTTGGCACGCACCGGCTGCACGGAAAGACGGTTACCTTTTTTAAGAACATCCATCCCCCGGAGCACCGGATGAGCCCGCAGATCGGTACGTGTCAGCGGGTGCGCGAGGGGGGCAACATAGTGCACGTCCACCATAAACCAGATGGGATTTTTTTCGCTCGCCCGTGGATCGAAGTGATCACTGCAAGGATCGAGCGCCGTATGGTCGGGATACCCTTCGCGAACGACCCTGGCGACTCCGACAATAGCGGGTTCTTTGATGTTGCTGTGGTAAAAAAGAACCCCATCACCCACCTTGATCTCATCACGCAGCAGATTCCGGGCCTGATAGTTACGCACGCCATCCCAGTGTTCGGTGCCGTCGGGACGATTTTTCAAATCAGCAAAGGAGAAACATTCCGGTTCCGATTTCATCAGCCAGTAACGTCTTGGCGGCATATCCCTATCCTCTTTCAAAACAGTTTAAGAATACCAGGAGCTTAGAGATTTTCAATACGCCTGGGCCTCATTTTGGCCAAAGGGGTGGAATTGCATTTTTACACGGGGTGCTTTATGATACGCGGCGTCAACACAGAAAGGAGACCATCATGCCAATTTTCGAGTACCAGTGCCAAACCTGCGGTCAGATTTTTGAAAAAATCCGTTCAACCTCTTCGGAGCATGAGAAATGTCCCAAGTGTGACGGTGTCGCTGTACGCAAGGTTTCCATTACCGCCGCCTCGTCTTCTTCGGCCCCATCCTCTTCTGCCGCCTGCGGCAGCGGCCGTTTCGGCTGAGCCTGATACGGCGGCGGAGTTTCCGCTGCACCTGAATCAAAAGGAGGATCCTCAGGGGATCCTCCTTTTTTTTCTCTGCCGGTTCTAGGCCCCCCGCACGAAGTTGGCGGCGGCGTTCATCAAACCATCCAGATCCTGCGGTGTCCCCGCTTCACCATAAACGCGAACGACTGGCTCCGTTCCGGATTTACGGAATAGCACCCAGGAACCATCGGAAAAGAGGAATTTGCAGCCATCGATGGTGATAACCTGTTCCACGGCTTTGCCAGCAAGCACCTTGGGTGGGTTTTTGAGTTTACCTGGCAGGGACTTTTCCAGCTCAGGGCTCAAATGGATATTCACCCGACGGGTATAAAACTCGCCAACACGCCGATAGAGATCCTGCAGGAGCTCAGAGAGGGATTTCCTTTCCACAGCCACCATTTCCGCCACCAGCAGACAGGCCAGAATGCCGTCCTTGTCGGGCACATGCCCACGGATAGTCAGGCCGGCGCTCTCCTCACCCCCGATGAGAATGCGATCATCACGGATAAACTCGCCAATGAACTTGAAACCGACGGGCGTTTCCAGCACTTCGAGGTGATGATGCCTGGCCACCGCATCAATGAAATGGGAGGTGGCCACGGAACGGGCGGCGGCCCCTTTCATCCCTTTTACGCGGACCAGGTAGTCCAGCAAAAGGGCCAGCACATAATTGGGCTCGATGAAAGTGCCATCGGCATCGACAATGCCATAGCGGTCGGCGTCGCCGTCCGTGGCTAGCCCCAGTCCGATATGCGCATTTTCACGAACCCTCTTGATGAAATCACCGATACTGCTGGCCGAAGGCTCGGGCGGCAGGCCGCCAAAATAGGGATCACGCTGATCATTCATGGTGACGACGTTGACACCAGCCTCCTGCAGCAGGGTGTCGAGATAGCCCCGTCCCGTCCCATAGAGGGGGTTGACGGCCAGCGTCATGCCGCTGCGGCCGATAGCCTCCAGATCGACCAGTTTTCGGATGGCGGCGAAATAATCGGCCCGGGGATCGATCTCTTCAATCAGCCCGGCGCGAAAAGCCTGGTCCAGGGGCATCTGACGGTAGCAGACCTCACCAAGCATCGCATTGGCCCGATCTTCAATATCCCTGGTCGTCTCAGGCAATGCCGGCCCTCCCCAAGCCGGGGAAAACTTCAGGCCGTTGTAGTCATAAGGGTTATGGCTGGCGGTAAAATTAATGCCGCCGGCAGCCGAGCGGCGCAGAATTTCAAAAGCGATAACGGGCGTCGGCGTGTCCCGATCGCACAGAAAGGTCTTGATGCCGGCACCGGCCAGCACGCGAGCCGTCTCTCTGGCGAACCGATCCCCCATGAAGCGGGCATCATAGCCCACGACCACCCCGTGGGAGCCGATCTTCTGGGCATTGAGATGATCGGCAATGGCCTGAGTCAACACACGCACATTCTCAAAGGTGAAGTCCTCGCAGAATATCCCCCGCCAACCGGAGGTACCGAAACTGATGCGGTTCATAGATGGGATCCTTCCTGTTATTTAATTTGATGACCAGTCAAAGCATAGCAGATTGCCATGAACTTGAAAGGCAGCGACTGCGCCTCACGACGACTCTTTCTCGCTCCACAGCCTGGGCGCCCGGTACCGTTGAAGGTCAGCCACATAGGGACAGTCAGCAGGAAGAATGCCCCTCTCGAAGATCTCGGCAGACAAAGGCACACAGCCGGGGCGAGCTTCGTGTCTGTGGCCATACACCGTGCAGAGGCGCGTCTTCAGGTCGAGAAACTCACAAGGCTCATCGGTATAGAAGATTTCCCCATCGTGATCGATCTTTTCATAACAGCAGCGACCACAGCGTTGGCAGACTGCTTCCCAGGATGTTTTGTCCTTCATTGGCACTTCTCCTCCCCGGCGGTGGCCAAGATTAGCCGAGACGCTGATCGAGGTCAACCGGGAAAGCATTTTGCCGTCGACCAGCTTTCGGAAAGGATGACCCGACAAACCTCAAAAAAGAGTCAGGCAGCCAATTTGTCGTTGACATAAATGGAAAAAAGCGTTAGAAACTCAGTTTCAGATCAGGAACAACAGCAAACCAAGGAGGCAACATCCATGCAGTGTCAAACTGTTCTTCCCGGTACCGAGTGTACCTTTTGGGCCAAAAAAGGCTGTAATTTTCAGGGCGGCTCCTGCCAGAACGTCGTCGAAGAGTGCCAGGGCTGTGAGCGCATCGTCAAGGGCTCCATCGGTGAAGTCTGTTCCGTGGCTCCCTCCCCCAAGCAGAAATGGGTCGGCGGCCTGTGCAATTTCGCCACGCACCGCAAAGTGGAGATTCAGAGCGTCGAGACCAAGATGAATCCCCTCAAGGCTTCGAAAAAGGCGGCGGGCAAAAAGAAATAACCGGTTTCACCCTTCGATTGTTTCCTCGGGCAGGCGCCTTCAAGCGCCTGCCTTTTTTTATGCTTTTTCAATGAAACAGGACGAAAAGCAGAGGGATCAGAAAGGCGGACACAAGGCCGTTGAGCCCTATGGCCAGGCCGGCCATGGCACCCCCCAATTGCCCAATCTCCAGCATCCGCGACGTGCCGATACCATGGGCAGCCGTCCCCACCGCCAGACCGATGGCGGCCTGATCCCGAATGCCAATCAGACGACAGAATTCCGGCCCGAAGACTGCCCCCAGGCAGCCGGTCAAGACCACCAGGGCGGCTGTAAGGGGAGCAATTCCACCAATTTTTTCCACAATACCGATGGCAATGGGAGTCGTTACCGACTTCGGTGCCAGCGACAGCACCACCTCCCTGCTTCCCCCCAGCAGCCAGGCAATGCCCGAGGCCGACACGGCCGAGGCAAGGGCACCGGCAAAGACACCGACGAGGATGGGTCCCTTTTTGGCCAGGATTTCGGCGCGACGCACATAGAGGGGTATCGCCAACGCTACAACGGCGGGCCCCAGCAGAAAGAGGATGATGCGCCCCCCCTCGGCATAGGCCTCATAGGAAATACCCGCCCCTTTCAGAAAAAGAATAATCGTCAGAATCGAGACCAGCACCGGATTGAGCAGCAGGTAGCCAGAGCGACGGTAAAGCCATTGCGCGATGGCAAAAAAGCCCAGAGTCACCATGATGCCGAACAGGGGGGTGACCACCAGCTCATTCCACATGCCGCCTCCCCTTTCTGGCGACGAGGGATTCCGTCCAGGCCGTAACGGCCATGACCACGAAAGTGCTGATGACGGTGGCTGCGACGATAGGCAGCCACTGCCTGGCGATGAGATCCAGATAGACCATCACCCCGACCCCGGCCGGCACAAACAGCAGAGCCAGGTGGGAAAGGAGCAGATCCGCAGCCTCCTGCACCCATTCCAGGCGCACGACACCCAGACCCAGCGCGGCAAGCAGCAGTCCCATTCCCAGCACATTGCCCGGGATAGGGATTTCCAGCCCCCGCGAAACGACTTCACCGACAAATTGCATGATCAGCAGAATAGACAGGCCCTTGACCACCGTATCCCTCCTCCTTGCCGCGGCAGTGCGCCTCTAGAGTTCTTCCTTGAGCCCGGCAATGACAGCGGCCACTTCCTCGCGAATATCCCGGGAGGATTCAGAGCGTTCATGCAGCAGAAACTCCTGGAAATACTGTATCGCCAAGCGGGTTTTCTCCTGATCGAGATAAAGATTTCCCAGGGTCAGGTACGCAAATGACAGCCCCGGATCTAGACGGACAGCTTCGCGACACTCCCTTTCGGCCGCCTCCAGATCATCCAGGTCATAGGCCATTTCACCAAGATTGAAATGAGCCTGGGCATCTTCCGGATCCAGTGCAACGGCTTTCTGGTAGCTCGCCAGCGCCTCGTCATTTTCGCCCCTGGCATAGAGGGTGTCGCCCAGGCAGTTGAGGGCGAAGACCGAGTCCGGCTCGACCTTCAGCGCCTTTCGATAGCACCGCTCCGCTTCTTCCATCTGCTCCAGATGAAAATGAACCAGACCAAGACTGACCAGGGCATCGGACTGGGCTGGGTCCTCCTCAAGAATACGCTCATAGGCGTGACGGGCCTTATCGTTCAACCCTTGTTCGAAGTAAAGGTCCCCCAAGGCGTAGAGCGCCTCCGTGTGAAGGGGATCCTCTTTCAGGATACGCTCATAAACCTCGAGAGCCTCCTTGATTTGACCATCCTCGGCCAAGGCCTCGCCCAGAAGTTCCTGAACCTCAAGGGAAGACGGTTCTTCCTGAAGAGCCTGCCGAAAAAGGCGAATGGCCTCCCGGAATTCTCCGACATCCATCGTTTCGCGTCCCTTGTTAAGCCATTGCTCGACATTTTTCACGGTGATTGCTCTCCTGACAAAAAAAGGTTTGTTTATTGACCAGACGGCAGAGCTTCGAGGGCCTCCAGCAAACCCCAGGGGCTGGTGGGCACACGGCACACGGAAACGCCCAGAGCCTCGGCAAGCTGCGGCAGGGTGAAATCGTCGAGAAAAACATCCTCGCCTTCTTTAAGCACCACATCGGGCACCATCAGACAGCGGCCAAGCTCTTTACCCATAAGTTGCGACACGACATCCCGTCCTGTCAGCAGCCCGGTAACGGTCACCTGCCCGCCGAAGAAATCGTTGCGGATGGCATAAACCCGGAGCTCGATACCGGTGCGCCGAGCCAGGCCCTGGGCAAAAGTCTCAATTTCCCGAAAGGCCGATTCGCCGGTAATGACCGACACGGTCCCCGAGCCGAGGGCACCCGCTTCCGCCAGGGCATCTGCCGCTTCAAGGCGAAAGAGCGGGATGAGGCCGACGCCATTTTCCACCTGGGCCAGATCCTCATAGTCTTCAAGAGGAGGAAAATCCGTGCCTGCCTTAAGGTAAAACTCATCGGCGGCATAAACAAAACGTGAACCGCTCTCGGCCAGAAATTCCTGCTGAAATTCGTGAACCCGGGCCAGAAGCTCG
Protein-coding regions in this window:
- a CDS encoding AsmA family protein, producing the protein MKKVGKIAAIVLAVLVALGISIGVLAKILITPERVKDTVLPLAEKSLNRKVELGEVQVSLFSGISLSQLRIGEAQGDEYFVTAEKLVLRYRFWPLLFMKVVVDEVRLEEPRIRVERLQDGSFNFSDLMAAKNSSTEEMPSSPGRESDGKDGGIDLLISRVVLNGGEVLFLDRSFGGEAPYRYKVSGLNVSARDISLDKDFPFSLEAVLGEATLAVAGKTNVATASGEASLKLSPLDITPFTPYFRQQLPGRLDALQVALDLAVKGGSAGFSSHGKVSLTDLDILLDALKDVPVRDASLLLDYDLDINLTQKALDIRPTTLTANGIVARMQGRVSNYGAVPQLDMTVELPDLDVRSALRAAPAGLLPDLGDLDPAGKISARINLAGTADDPLKLLRDGEVVLSGVQASMASLRPALTGRLALKGDAISAQQLELKMGDTTAAINLKVSNLFGKPLRIENSLTADRLHLDPLLQGAGSQGAAAAEAGSSTGKASEEKAGDIGPFDLPLVVSGEARIGQTVYRGMNIENMVAKYRLENNIFTLETLTGSVAGGTFTEKAVVDLGKKGLVYDSTFSVQGAQMNPLISAFLPKSADTVQGGLDLHLILKGKGVSLADIRRNLSGSGDFLFKDGKLSGSALVKGLAEFLSLEELREINVRESAGSFAIEKGKVLIQSTFAGSNARFSPKGALGMDGSLDLSLDLRLSPELSRKLDNKGKVSQFLTDSDGWGLVPLRLAGTLDKPRFGLDTSAAKEQVKEKAAQELQRQLEKKLFKGDEPAAGESDPAKDAGKKVLEDTIRGLFGR
- a CDS encoding EVE domain-containing protein — protein: MPPRRYWLMKSEPECFSFADLKNRPDGTEHWDGVRNYQARNLLRDEIKVGDGVLFYHSNIKEPAIVGVARVVREGYPDHTALDPCSDHFDPRASEKNPIWFMVDVHYVAPLAHPLTRTDLRAHPVLRGMDVLKKGNRLSVQPVRANEWQAVLKIGELVDSEC
- a CDS encoding zinc ribbon domain-containing protein, with amino-acid sequence MPIFEYQCQTCGQIFEKIRSTSSEHEKCPKCDGVAVRKVSITAASSSSAPSSSAACGSGRFG
- a CDS encoding phosphoglucomutase/phosphomannomutase family protein, giving the protein MNRISFGTSGWRGIFCEDFTFENVRVLTQAIADHLNAQKIGSHGVVVGYDARFMGDRFARETARVLAGAGIKTFLCDRDTPTPVIAFEILRRSAAGGINFTASHNPYDYNGLKFSPAWGGPALPETTRDIEDRANAMLGEVCYRQMPLDQAFRAGLIEEIDPRADYFAAIRKLVDLEAIGRSGMTLAVNPLYGTGRGYLDTLLQEAGVNVVTMNDQRDPYFGGLPPEPSASSIGDFIKRVRENAHIGLGLATDGDADRYGIVDADGTFIEPNYVLALLLDYLVRVKGMKGAAARSVATSHFIDAVARHHHLEVLETPVGFKFIGEFIRDDRILIGGEESAGLTIRGHVPDKDGILACLLVAEMVAVERKSLSELLQDLYRRVGEFYTRRVNIHLSPELEKSLPGKLKNPPKVLAGKAVEQVITIDGCKFLFSDGSWVLFRKSGTEPVVRVYGEAGTPQDLDGLMNAAANFVRGA
- a CDS encoding PxxKW family cysteine-rich protein; translated protein: MQCQTVLPGTECTFWAKKGCNFQGGSCQNVVEECQGCERIVKGSIGEVCSVAPSPKQKWVGGLCNFATHRKVEIQSVETKMNPLKASKKAAGKKK
- a CDS encoding LrgB family protein, with the translated sequence MWNELVVTPLFGIMVTLGFFAIAQWLYRRSGYLLLNPVLVSILTIILFLKGAGISYEAYAEGGRIILFLLGPAVVALAIPLYVRRAEILAKKGPILVGVFAGALASAVSASGIAWLLGGSREVVLSLAPKSVTTPIAIGIVEKIGGIAPLTAALVVLTGCLGAVFGPEFCRLIGIRDQAAIGLAVGTAAHGIGTSRMLEIGQLGGAMAGLAIGLNGLVSAFLIPLLFVLFH
- a CDS encoding CidA/LrgA family protein, whose protein sequence is MVKGLSILLIMQFVGEVVSRGLEIPIPGNVLGMGLLLAALGLGVVRLEWVQEAADLLLSHLALLFVPAGVGVMVYLDLIARQWLPIVAATVISTFVVMAVTAWTESLVARKGRRHVE